In Diceros bicornis minor isolate mBicDic1 chromosome 23, mDicBic1.mat.cur, whole genome shotgun sequence, a single genomic region encodes these proteins:
- the TCF21 gene encoding transcription factor 21 → MSTGSLSDVEDLQEVEMLDCDGLKMDSNKEFVTSNESTEESSNCETGSPQKGRGGLGKRRKAPTKKSPLSGVSQEGKQVQRNAANARERARMRVLSKAFSRLKTTLPWVPPDTKLSKLDTLRLASSYIAHLRQILANDKYENGYIHPVNLTWPFMVAGKPENDLKEVVTASRLCGTTAS, encoded by the exons ATGTCCACCGGCTCCCTCAGCGACGTGGAGGACCTCCAAGAGGTGGAGATGCTGGACTGCGACGGGCTGAAAATGGACTCGAACAAGGAGTTTGTGACTTCCAACGAGAGCACCGAGGAGAGCTCCAACTGCGAGACGGGGTCTCCGCAGAAGGGCCGCGGCGGCCTGGGCAAGAGGAGGAAGGCGCCCACCAAGAAGAGCCCCTTGAGCGGGGTCAGCCAGGAGGGCAAGCAGGTCCAGCGCAACGCGGCCAACGCGCGCGAGAGGGCCCGGATGCGGGTGCTCAGCAAGGCCTTCTCCAGGCTCAAGACCACCCTGCCCTGGGTGCCCCCGGACACCAAGCTCTCCAAGTTGGACACGCTCAGGCTGGCGTCCAGCTACATCGCCCACTTGAGGCAGATCCTGGCTAACGACAAGTATGAGAACGGGTACATTCACCCTGTCAACCTG ACGTGGCCCTTTATGGTGGCCGGGAAACCCGAGAACGACCTGAAAGAAGTGGTGACCGCGAGCCGCTTATGCGGAACCACGGCGTCCTGA